The Hymenobacter baengnokdamensis genome includes a region encoding these proteins:
- the nusB gene encoding transcription antitermination factor NusB, protein MLNRRLLRIKVMQALYAYQQAVAADLLLAQDRIAAAFEPDLSAAEAPDRRLLEGQRKLGEAQLREWHRTGDVPESGSDDKEVAAAVKAAIDYYQKLVQKEGAFYGGQLLHGAESIHDQYLHLLNMPQALLQVITEDNEREARRFTGPRFEAEGTARLFENAAFAKLRENEQLVQATIKRKLQWTDSDELEALRAAWQREMKPDEAVQAYLAGKNTGLVETDYEADMELLRHLYKDFVFKGEELPRYLESNDLNWEENRPIVRNLVLKTLKMLPYGADEKQELMNLSANWQDDRDFAETLYNQTLADDAKSEKLIAESTQNWDVERVALLDKIILKMALCEMQLFRGIPVKVTINEYIEISKIYSTPKSKQFVNGILDKLAQDLAASGEIRKSGRGLLDNQ, encoded by the coding sequence ATGCTAAACCGCCGTCTTCTCCGCATCAAAGTCATGCAGGCCCTTTATGCCTACCAGCAAGCGGTTGCCGCCGATTTGCTCTTGGCCCAGGACCGCATTGCGGCGGCTTTTGAGCCCGACCTGAGTGCCGCTGAAGCGCCCGACCGCCGCCTGCTCGAAGGCCAGCGCAAGCTGGGCGAAGCGCAGCTGCGCGAATGGCACCGCACCGGCGACGTGCCCGAGTCGGGCTCCGATGATAAGGAAGTAGCCGCCGCCGTGAAGGCCGCCATCGACTATTACCAGAAGCTGGTGCAGAAGGAAGGCGCGTTTTATGGCGGGCAGCTGCTGCACGGGGCCGAGAGCATTCACGACCAATACCTGCACCTGCTGAATATGCCGCAGGCGCTGCTCCAGGTGATTACCGAAGACAACGAGCGCGAGGCCCGCCGCTTTACCGGCCCGCGCTTCGAGGCGGAGGGTACGGCCCGGCTGTTTGAGAACGCGGCCTTTGCCAAGCTGCGCGAAAACGAGCAGCTGGTGCAAGCTACCATTAAGCGTAAGCTGCAATGGACCGATAGCGACGAGCTGGAAGCGCTGCGCGCGGCCTGGCAGCGGGAGATGAAGCCCGACGAGGCGGTGCAGGCGTACCTCGCCGGCAAGAATACCGGCCTGGTCGAAACCGACTACGAAGCCGATATGGAGCTGCTGCGGCATCTCTACAAAGACTTCGTATTCAAGGGCGAAGAGCTGCCCCGCTACCTCGAAAGCAACGACCTGAACTGGGAGGAAAACCGGCCCATCGTGCGTAACCTGGTGCTTAAAACCCTGAAAATGCTGCCCTACGGCGCCGATGAGAAGCAGGAGCTGATGAACCTGAGCGCCAACTGGCAGGACGACCGCGACTTTGCCGAAACGCTCTATAACCAGACCCTGGCCGACGATGCCAAGTCGGAAAAGCTCATTGCCGAATCGACGCAGAACTGGGACGTGGAGCGGGTAGCTTTGCTCGACAAAATCATTCTGAAGATGGCCCTGTGCGAGATGCAGCTTTTTCGCGGCATTCCCGTGAAGGTGACCATCAACGAGTACATCGAGATTAGCAAGATTTATAGCACCCCAAAGAGCAAACAATTCGTAAACGGCATTCTGGATAAGCTGGCCCAGGATTTAGCTGCCAGCGGCGAAATCCGCAAGTCGGGCCGGGGCCTGCTGGATAACCAGTAA
- a CDS encoding YtxH domain-containing protein, whose amino-acid sequence MASKTTTGLLCFTGGALAGAAIGLLYAPETGRETRSWLSYQLEKYRSVLADLTESLVTSRDNAPSSAKSEGQRVIQDAKSKAEQLLGDVDQLINQINSRRAL is encoded by the coding sequence ATGGCTAGCAAAACCACCACCGGATTGTTGTGCTTCACGGGCGGCGCTCTGGCAGGAGCCGCCATCGGCCTCCTCTACGCGCCCGAAACCGGGCGCGAAACCCGCTCCTGGCTCAGCTACCAGCTGGAGAAGTACCGCTCGGTGCTGGCCGACCTCACCGAAAGCCTGGTAACGAGCCGCGACAATGCCCCGTCATCGGCCAAGAGCGAGGGCCAGCGCGTGATTCAGGATGCCAAAAGCAAAGCGGAACAGCTGCTCGGCGATGTAGACCAGCTCATCAATCAGATTAACTCGCGGCGCGCGCTCTGA